A single genomic interval of Puntigrus tetrazona isolate hp1 chromosome 1, ASM1883169v1, whole genome shotgun sequence harbors:
- the fbxo10 gene encoding LOW QUALITY PROTEIN: F-box only protein 10 (The sequence of the model RefSeq protein was modified relative to this genomic sequence to represent the inferred CDS: inserted 3 bases in 2 codons) yields the protein MEVGSLPVELWRLILAYLPLPDLGRCCLVCRAWRELILSLDSTRWRQLCLGCPECRHPNWPRRPHLPPVSWREALRQHALASRTWTQNGSDLHSSACLHLFRRRKDRRVWHVGTVAGGGYETLRGALAAAGPYDKVVLHAGVYEEQVEVSLKVPVEIVGXGQFGDVSLLVSFDQQCPTARLCNLVFMPAWFSPVVYKTSSGHVQLDNCNFEGCQLHIRGPGTCQARFCSFAQGSSAHFLGVAISLMDSCEFSGGDSASVTVEGAPVSERNWAFKHLIALAKTFTMMTSNASAEISNQSGKDSVGAGSHVNTPLEGVNTMEGWNKQEVDWEANWAKQKGGDSLLPSQDGTMIEEDGMETSSESSEEDDVQDGEKEHVXLKLSYDQHGLAHLTKADTPDSSAFPALLSLSAELQRDAEARDLVASVQGCLLRRCLLRDGKGGVHLCNHGQARLEANVFRGLNYAVRCIQNAKMVMLRNEVCGCKASGVFLRLSAQGLIAENNIHSNGEAGLDIRKGANPIILCNRIHSGLRSGIVVLGNGRGSIRSNQIYGNKEAGVYILFNGNPVVSGNHIFQGLAAGIAVNENGRGLITENVIRQNQWGGADIRRGGDPVLRNNFICYGYSDGVVVGERGRGLIEGNHIYGNRGCGVWVMSSSLPQLIGNHITHNRMYGLAVFCRKDTESAVSREGYRSLQERERGVGVGERDRGAPENFNEEGELMAWESDIDSEDERFSSRRPITVALVENNCISHNGAVGVYVKSSEPLNVVANMVNSNRGDGVSVIQSAQLTRLVGNCVLCNGWTGVAVDRECRVELRGNGVYGNNCHGVCFRGDGLIVENDVVGNNAVGIRVIDNADVKVLRNRVQALRGYGISVKERVRGVIQENLVYQSHPTSTKAPIWTNKQNLECVVLNNSLLTPRSQALWALDNPPPRPHNNNPSSVTPSTLPAHLAITMTNRITASVESGCHNNGSIFCSIL from the exons ATGGAGGTGGGAAGTCTGCCTGTCGAGCTCTGGCGCCTCATCCTGGCGTACCTGCCTCTGCCAGATCTGGGTCGATGCTGTCTGGTGTGCAGAGCCTGGCGGGAGCTCATTCTGAGTTTGGACAGCACACGTTGGCGCCAACTCTGTCTAGGATGCCCTGAGTGTCGTCACCCAAATTGGCCCCGTCGGCCCCACCTGCCCCCGGTTTCCTGGAGAGAGGCTCTCCGTCAGCATGCTCTTGCCAGCCGCACCTGGACCCAGAACGGCTCGGACCTCCACTCGTCTGCCTGCCTCCATCTTTTCCGCCGGAGGAAAGACCGCAGGGTTTGGCATGTGGGGACAGTAGCGGGAGGCGGTTATGAGACTCTTAGGGGAGCGCTGGCTGCGGCAGGGCCGTACGATAAGGTGGTGCTCCACGCGGGTGTGTATGAGGAACAGGTGGAGGTGTCCCTGAAGGTGCCTGTGGAGATTGTTG ATGGGCAATTTGGGGATGTGTCGTTGCTGGTTAGCTTTGATCAACAGTGCCCAACAGCGAGGCTGTGCAATCTGGTGTTCATGCCGGCGTGGTTTTCACCCGTGGTTTATAAG aCGTCTTCTGGTCATGTCCAGTTGGACAACTGTAACTTTGAGGGCTGTCAACTGCACATCCGGGGTCCAGGGACGTGTCAGGCTCGTTTCTGCTCCTTTGCCCAGGGCAGCTCAGCCCATTTTCTAGGAGTGGCCATCAGTCTAATGGACAGCTGTGAGTTCTCAGGGGGAGATTCTGCCTCTGTCACTGTGGAAGGTGCTCCAGTCTCTGAACGCAACTGGGCCTTCAAACACCTGATTGCCTTGGCCAAGACCTTCACCATGATGACTAGTAATGCGTCAGCTGAAATATCTAATCAGAGCGGGAAAGACAGTGTGGGTGCTGGAAGTCATGTAAACACACCCTTGGAAGGAGTTAACACAATGGAAGGCTGGAATAAACAGGAAGTAGATTGGGAAGCAAACTGGGCAAAACAGAAAGGTGGAGATAGCCTTCTTCCAAGTCAGGATGGTACAATGATTGAGGAGGATGGCATGGAAACGTCGAGTGAGTCAAGTGAGGAAGATGATGTGCAAGACGGTGAGAAAGAGCACGT CTTAAAACTTTCATATGATCAGCACGGACTGGCACATCTCACCAAAGCAGATACGCCCGATTCTTCTGCATTTCCTGCGCTGTTGAGTCTGTCTGCAGAACTGCAGAGGGATGCAGAGGCACGGGACTTGGTTGCATCGGTTCAAGGCTGCCTGCTGCGGCGATGTCTGCTGCGTGATGGAAAAGGTGGCGTGCACCTGTGCAATCACGGTCAAGCTCGACTGGAGGCCAACGTGTTCAGAGGGCTCAACTATGCAGTGCGCTGCATCCAGAATGCCAAA ATGGTGATGTTGCGTAATGAAGTGTGTGGGTGCAAGGCGTCTGGTGTGTTCCTGCGACTCTCTGCTCAAGGTCTCATTGCTGAAAACAACATTCATTCCAATGGGGAAGCTGGTCTAGACATCCGCAAAGGGGCTAATCCTATTATACTG TGTAATAGAATCCACAGTGGCTTGCGTTCCGGGATTGTTGTCCTAGGCAACGGGAGAGGTTCTATACGCAGTAACCAGATCTATGGCAACAAGGAAGCTGGCGTGTATATTCTTTTTAATGGCAATCCTGTTGTCAG TGGAAAtcacattttccagggcctcgCAGCAGGCATAGCTGTCAATGAGAACGGAAGAGGACTTATCACTG AGAATGTTATAAGGCAGAACCAGTGGGGCGGTGCTGATATCCGTCGAGGAGGAGATCCAGTTCTTCGCAATAACTTCATCTGTTACGGTTACTCAGACGGAGTGGTggtgggagagagagggaggggccTCATTGAGGGCAACCATATATACG GGAACAGAGGCTGTGGGGTATGGGTAATGTCATCTAGTCTACCTCAGCTCATTGGAAACCATATTACCCATAACCGCATGTATGGGCTAGCCGTGTTCTGCCGGAAGGACACAGAGTCTGCTGTGAGCCGAGAGGGCTATCGCTCATtacaggaaagagagagaggagtcgGGGTTGGAGAGAGGGACAGAGGAGCTCCAGAGAACTTCAATGAGGAAGGAGAACTGATGGCATGGGAAAGCGACATCGATAGCGAAGATGAGCGCTTTTCTTCTCGCCGGCCAATCACAGTTGCCCTTGTGGAAAACAACTGCATTAGCCACAACGGag CTGTTGGAGTGTATGTGAAGAGCAGTGAGCCTCTGAACGTGGTGGCAAACATGGTGAACAGTAACAGAGGAGATGGTGTGTCTGTCATTCAGAGCGCTCAGCTGACACGTTTAGTTGGAAACTGTGTCCTCTGTAATGGCTGGACAGGAGTGGCTGTGGACAGAGAGTGTCGAGTTGAGCTGCGTGGCAATGGGGTTTATGGCAATAACTGTCACGGAGTCTGCTTCCGAGGCGATGGGCTGATTGTGGAAAATGATGTGGTCGGAAATAATGCTGTTGGAATACGAGTGATTGACAATGCAGATGTTAAA GTATTGAGGAATCGTGTTCAGGCGTTGCGAGGTTATGGGATTTCTGTAAAGGAGCGGGTCCGAGGTGTGATTCAGGAGAACCTGGTTTATCAGAGCCACCCTACAAGTACTAAAGCTCCCATAtggacaaacaaacagaaccTGGAGTGTGTTGTACTTAACAACTCTCTGCTCACACCCAG ATCACAAGCACTTTGGGCCTTGGATAATCCACCTCCTCGTCCCCACAATAATAACCCTTCTAGTGTCACCCCCTCCACACTTCCTGCTCACCTTGCCATCACCATGACAAACAGAATCACTGCCTCTGTAGAAAGTGGTTGCCATAACAACGGCAGTATCTTTTGCTCAATTTTATGA
- the polr1e gene encoding DNA-directed RNA polymerase I subunit RPA49, producing MAATCSWKLDKETGQDALIVKFSNGHVKKAEELDFQLYKHSDDDNPRKKTRRIVVAESDRLPYAGSNFGAGSLQCNNLCRYFVGVLDKETMQMKVHTAQLFNMLPVIPGESAQNEDTKQPETHREKVDALIEAFGTTKQKRALSSRRLNEVGNETLQQAVALAATNVINQKGVEALRNEVVETEAQTDTALFLPPCNTEADKAEDVYPFDQLLSPNEFDALKDVGAKMAALTPEDLQKMRAENCPQTVLRHLELLPKEDTARDRQSRCIWYLSFLLKVSSQKRLTFKFGIEDGCPKIINNKVLRNFTVESFHNGSLRNTLSTSMRMKLAAHCLALLLHMGDQKANLTILHRDIRISDVRMLEVAKAMGLTLSRQSAHSREEVGTQEEHRMASLVLPLVHYDRRIERRKRKRMN from the exons ATGGCGGCGACCTGCTCGTGGAAGTTAGACAAAGAAACGGGGCAGGATGCGCTTATCG TTAAATTTTCTAATGGACACGTGAAAAAAGCAGAAGAGTTGGACTTCCAACTCTACAAACATTCAGATGATGACAATCCCAGAAAGAAAACCAGACGAATTGTG GTTGCAGAGTCAGACAGGCTTCCCTATGCTGGGAGCAATTTTGGGGCTGGATCATTGCAGTGTAATAATCTGTGCAG GTATTTTGTGGGAGTTCTTGACAAGGAAACTATGCAAATGAAAGTACATACTGCTCAACTGTTTAACATGCTTCCTGTTATACCAG gtGAATCAGCACAAAATGAAGACACAAAGcaacctgagacacacagagaaaag GTGGATGCTCTCATTGAAGCATTTGGGACAACAAAACAGAAGCGTGCTCTGAGCTCCAGGAGACTCAATGAGGTGGGCAACGAGACTCTTCAGCAGGCTGTGGCCCTGGCTGCTACCAACGTCATAAATCAGAAAGGAGTGGAAG CTCTGCGTAATGAAGTGGTTGAAACTGAGGCTCAGACGGATACAGCCCTCTTCCTGCCTCCATGCAACACGGAGGCAGACAAAGCAGAAGATGTGTACCCCTTTGACCAAC TGTTGTCTCCAAATGAGTTTGATGCTTTGAAGGATGTTGGAGCAAAGATGGCAGCGCTGACCCCTGAAGACCTGCAGAAGATGAGAGCTGAGAACTG TCCACAGACTGTTCTTAGACATCTTGAATTACTTCCCAAAGAGGATACAGCTCGTGACAGACAGTCTCGATGTATTTGGTACCTGTCCTTCCTTCTCAAAGTGTCGTCACAGAAACGTCTCACCTTCAAAT TTGGTATTGAGGATGGATGTCCTAAAATCATTAACAACAAAGTGCTGAGGAATTTCACAGTGGAGAGTTTCCACAATGGCAG CCTCAGGAATACTTTGTCGACGTCTATGCGTATGAAACTGGCTGCACACTGTTTGGCTTTACTGCTGCACATGGGTGATCAGAAGGCTAACCTTACAATCCTACACAGAGACATACGCATCAGTGATGTCAG AATGTTGGAGGTGGCCAAGGCCATGGGGCTGACCCTGTCCCGTCAGTCAGCCCACAGTAGAGAAGAGGTCGGGACACAGGAGGAGCACAGGATGGCCTCTCTGGTGCTTCCACTGGTGCATTACGATCGACGTATAGAACGCAGGAAACGCAAGAGGATGAACTAA
- the LOC122352858 gene encoding uncharacterized protein LOC122352858, with product MSFTSSESENVPDDPHRPRSDTFSAELELRNSFESDSEEACFDIMHCIKMSCSRMFMQDRGCNDGLGLLSVGGISSCESQIVRSPPMSRTSLHTSYKALEAAGPSESMDFCSDHEVSSIESTSLGVSPADSVDSSTEIHVSLRKKVKNRICSFFKRTWNAIKRPSFSVETLTEPFTPPSNDTDLDGADSARLADPRLAEWSFDSANNPFEGGRDNSLELLSISSEERSWSRQSGPAREECACSDRENTYATESSMSLKEPSDEEAPSVENSTGKTESTVKPGTFV from the exons ATGTCATTTACTTCATCCGAGAGTGAAAATGTCCCTGACGACCCTCACAGGCCCAGAAGCGACACATTCTCCGCTGAGTTGGAACTTCGCAACAGCTTTGAATCGGACTCCGAGGAGGCATGCTTTGACAtcatgcattgcataaaaatgagcTGCAGCCGCATGTTCATGCAGGACAGAGGATGTAATGACGGTTTGGGATTGCTGAGCGTTGGCGGCATCTCCTCTTGTGAAAGCCAAATCGTCCGCAGTCCTCCGATGTCCAGAACATCCCTCCATACATCCTACAAGGCTCTAGAAGCAGCAGGGCCTTCAGAAAGCATGGATTTCTGTAGTGACCACGAAGTGTCTTCTATCGAGTCTACATCTCTAGGAGTGTCACCTGCAGACTCTGTGGACAGCAGTACAG AAATCCATGTCAGTCTaaggaagaaagtgaagaacaggatCTGCTCATTCTTCAAGAGGACATGGAATGCTATAAAGCGTCCTTCGTTCAGTGTTGAAACACTGACAGAGCCGTTTACGCCTCCGTCAAATGACACAGATCTAGACGGTGCAGATTCAGCACGTCTTGCGGATCCTAGGCTGGCTGAATGGAGCTTTGACAGTGCCAACAACCCCTTTGAAGGAGGACGTGACAATAGCCTGGAACTGTTAAGCATTAGCAGTGAGGAACGAAGTTGGTCTCGGCAGAGTGGCCCTGCTAGAGAAGAGTGCGCATGTTCTGATCGTGAGAACACGTACGCAACAGAGTCTTCCATGAGCCTGAAGGAGCCGAGTGACGAAGAGGCGCCTTCTGTGGAGAACAGCACAGGTAAGACcgaaagtacagtaaaacctgggacatttgtgtag